From Megalops cyprinoides isolate fMegCyp1 chromosome 18, fMegCyp1.pri, whole genome shotgun sequence, one genomic window encodes:
- the LOC118793639 gene encoding protein FAM13A-like — translation MLRFLPPGRFMTERVFVVDECVAAGGSALERRAPRVSPSYQWAEESTIVSVSATPPGSTYGLTPSPLSRDSQKPKLPHANHIDLLQAHGRQTADRERQLQAAEGLSLGEPGCTRRSDYCNRKEAAASLHVLSSAMKIQEVPGGCDARRAQRSPEGDGREGDPLTDVPRLDLSALTDDSTWGDPVPAYASWQREGLEEEEEARLSPQAGGPLIRQLLEEDSDPMISPRFYAFSHCQQYPDDTEVPPSPPDSHSFMSRQRSWSLGSCEDDREEMTSNQITRKIHNLKRKIRKFEERFEEEHKYRPSHSDKADNPEVLRWMNDLSKLTKDLKEQKLRASEEDLPPLVRQRSNTLPKSFGSQLERKPQEKAAKPPVESTLEALQNKLQEKRDEDGRPEDIKDMTRDQIGAEKLALQRALLYYESIHGRPVTKTERQMTRPLYDRYRLVKQILCRASTIPVIGSPSSKRRGPLLQPIIEGEPALFFSNVKEEEDGSEDEGDPRTELTGTTKPEYRMLGFLDQLDEDGDGSISPADDLSPSKHSIDMRLSNLHSATTPELVEQLLQTREEKKRIRKKLREFEDTFFRQNGRNVQKEDRPALAEEYSEYKHVKAKLRLLEVLISKRDSSTFI, via the exons ATGTTACGCTTCCTTCCTCCTGGTCGCTTCATGACGgagcgtgtgtttgtggtggATGAGTGTGTAGCAGCGGGCGGCTCTGCGCTAGAGCGGAGAGCGCCGAGAGTGAGCCCCAGCTACCAGTGGGCTGAGGAGTCTACGATAGTGAGCGTGTCTGCCACTCCGCCTGGCTCGACATATGGTCTCACCCCTTCGCCTCTGAGCAGAGACAGCCAGAAGCCCAAACTTCCCCATGCCAATCACATAGACCTGCTGCAGGCACATGGACGTCAG ACTGCAGACAGGGAGCGCCAGCTCCAGGCTGCAGAGGGGCTCTCGCTGGGAGAGCCAGGCTGTACGAGGAGGTCGGATTACTGCAACAGAAAAGAGGCAGCAGCCAGCCTGCACGTACTG AGCTCAGCTATGAAGATCCAGGAGGTTCCGGGAGGCTGTGACGCGAGGAGGGCGCAGAGGAGCCCGGAGGGTGACGGGCGGGAGGGGGACCCGCTGACCGACGTGCCCAGACTGGACCTGTCAGCCCTGACTGACGACAGCACCTGGGGAG ATCCAGTGCCGGCGTATGCATCCTGGCAGAGGGAgggcctggaggaggaggaggaggcccgACTCTCACCCCAGGCTGGGGGGCCGCTCATCCGCCAGTTACTGGAGGAGGACAGCGACCCCATGATCTCCCCGCGATTCTATGCCTTCAGCCACTGCCAGCAGTACCCAGACGACACGGAGGTCCCTCCGTCCCCACCTGACTCCCACTCTTTTATGAG CCGACAGAGAAGCTGGTCTCTGGGATCGTGTGAGGACGACAGAGAGGAGATGACCTCAAACCAGATTACCAGGAAAATCCACAATCTGAAGAGAAAAATCCGCAAGTTTGAGGAACGATTTGAGGAGGAGCACAAGTACAGG CCGTCTCACAGTGACAAAGCTGACAACCCTGAGGTGCTGAGATGGATGAATGATCTCTCCAAGCTGACGAAAGACCTGAAAG AGCAGAAGCTGAGGGCGTCTGAGGAGGACCTGCCACCCCTCGTCCGCCAGCGCAGCAACACCCTGCCCAAGAGCTTCGGCTCGCAGCTGGAGAGGAAGCCCCAGGAGAAGGCGGCCAAGCCGCCAGTGGAGAGCACGCTGGAGGCCCTGCAGAACAAGCTCCAGGAGAAGAGGGACGAGGACGGTCGTCCTGAGGATATCAAG GACATGACGAGGGATCAGATTGGTGCAGAGAAGCTGGCCCTACAGAGGGCTCTGTTGTACTATGAGAGCATCCATGGCAGACCG GTGACTAAGACTGAGAGGCAGATGACGAGGCCTCTTTACGACCGCTACCGGCTGGTGAAACAGATCCTCTGCAGAGCCTCCACCATCCCCGTCATT GGCTCTCCCTCCAGCAAGCGCAGAGGCCCTCTGCTTCAGCCTATTATCGAAGGCGAACCAGCACTGTTCTTCAGCAACGTCAAG gaggaggaggatggctCCGAGGATGAGGGGGACCCTCGGACGGAGCTGACAGGGACGACCAAGCCCGAGTACCGCATGCTGGGCTTCCTGGACCAGCTGGATGAGGACGGGGACGGCTCCATCAGCCCCGCCGACGACCTGTCCCCCTCTAAGCACAGCATAGACATGCGTCTGTCCAATCTGCACTCCGCCACCAC GCCTGAGCTCGTGGAGCAGCTCCTACAGACGCGCGAGGAGAAGAAAAGAATCCGCAAGAAGCTCAGAGAGTTCGAAGACACGTTTTTCCGACAAAACGGGAG AAACGTCCAGAAGGAGGACCGCCCTGCCTTGGCTGAGGAGTACAGCGAATATAAGCATGTCAAAGCCAAGCTCAGGCTCTTGGAAGTTCTCATCAGCAAAAGAGACTCCTCAACATTCATCTAG